The Streptomyces sp. CC0208 genome window below encodes:
- a CDS encoding acetoin utilization protein AcuC, whose amino-acid sequence MSGRAQLMWDEAVTGYDFGPDHPMDPVRLDLTRRLVEAFGLDRDVEVVAAKAAGESTLRLVHREDYVEAVKAASVDPGAADQSYGLGTMDDPAFERMHEVSALIAGQSVGAAEAVWRGDALHAVNFAGGLHHAMPGGASGFCIYNDASLAIARLLELGARRVAYVDVDVHHGDGVQAAFWEDPRVLTISLHEHPRTLFPQTGWPEETGSDSAEGSAVNVALPAGTGDAGWLRAFHAVVPELIADFRPDVLVTQHGADTHFEDPLAHLAVSLDAQRAVQVACHELAHEYAGGKWIALGGGGYAVVDVVPRSWTHLVGIAAGRAIEPEAVIPEGWRQEVFARTRQLAPARMTDGRWPVSYAEWDAGYDPADRLDQAVLATRRAVFPLRGMLA is encoded by the coding sequence ATGAGCGGCCGCGCACAGCTGATGTGGGACGAGGCAGTAACGGGCTATGACTTCGGTCCGGACCATCCGATGGACCCGGTCCGGCTCGACCTGACCCGGCGACTGGTGGAGGCCTTCGGGCTGGACCGGGACGTGGAGGTCGTGGCCGCGAAGGCGGCGGGCGAGTCGACGCTGCGGCTCGTGCACCGGGAGGACTACGTCGAGGCCGTGAAGGCGGCCTCCGTGGACCCGGGGGCGGCCGACCAGTCGTACGGGCTGGGGACGATGGACGATCCGGCCTTCGAGCGGATGCACGAGGTGTCCGCGCTGATCGCCGGGCAGTCGGTGGGAGCGGCGGAGGCCGTGTGGCGCGGGGACGCGCTGCACGCGGTGAACTTCGCGGGTGGGCTGCACCATGCGATGCCGGGGGGAGCGTCCGGGTTCTGCATCTACAACGACGCCTCGCTCGCCATCGCGCGGCTGCTGGAGCTGGGGGCCCGCCGGGTCGCCTATGTCGATGTCGACGTACATCACGGGGACGGGGTGCAGGCGGCGTTCTGGGAGGATCCCCGGGTGCTGACGATCTCCCTGCACGAGCATCCCCGGACGCTCTTCCCGCAGACCGGATGGCCGGAGGAGACGGGGTCGGACTCGGCCGAGGGCAGCGCCGTGAACGTGGCGCTGCCGGCCGGGACGGGGGACGCGGGGTGGCTGCGGGCGTTCCACGCGGTGGTGCCGGAGCTCATCGCCGACTTTCGGCCGGATGTGCTGGTGACGCAGCACGGTGCCGATACGCACTTCGAGGATCCGCTGGCTCATCTCGCGGTGTCGCTGGACGCGCAGCGGGCGGTGCAGGTCGCCTGTCATGAGCTGGCGCACGAGTACGCCGGGGGGAAGTGGATCGCGTTGGGGGGCGGGGGGTACGCCGTGGTGGACGTCGTGCCCCGGTCCTGGACGCATCTGGTGGGGATCGCCGCGGGGCGGGCGATTGAGCCGGAGGCGGTGATCCCTGAGGGATGGCGCCAAGAGGTGTTCGCTCGGACTCGGCAGTTGGCGCCGGCGCGGATGACTGATGGGCGGTGGCCGGTGTCCTATGCGGAGTGGGATGCGGGGTACGACCCCGCGGACCGGCTCGATCAGGCGGTGCTGGCCACTCGGCGGGCGGTGTTTCCGTTGCGGGGGATGCTGGCGTAG
- a CDS encoding MFS transporter, protein MTDVLRRGRASLAFSFFAQGVAFALLVTRIPAIQDRYGVSDALLPAFLAAVPILAGVGSVSTEHLVKRIRPSRLLRTAQPVVLLALLGVGAGDSTVELGVSLAAFGLAVGMLDASMNMLGVSLQRSYGRSIMLSFHAVFSLGGIVGASLAWVGAHWHLALFVSYLPVVVVLVPLCLVGSRWYVDGDGAAVEEKAQGGDGVVFKLLLPLCLVMTFAYIGDSTVSNWSAKYLQDVLGSSEQLATVPYNVYMVTTLLGRAIGDFGVRRFGAATVVRAGALVAAVGFAVVAVAPGPWVGMLGFTLLGLGLCVLVPQTFAAAGRLFPGASDAAVARLNVFNYVGFLVGSPLVGALGDAWSYRGAMLVPMVLVLVTLVYAKSFAAQPDRYGGGHERPRTADVGRGSNGL, encoded by the coding sequence ATGACAGATGTGCTGCGGCGCGGTAGGGCCTCGCTGGCGTTCAGCTTCTTCGCGCAAGGTGTCGCCTTCGCTCTGCTGGTGACGCGGATCCCCGCGATCCAGGACCGGTACGGGGTCTCCGACGCCCTGCTGCCGGCCTTCCTGGCGGCCGTGCCGATCCTCGCCGGGGTCGGGAGTGTCTCGACCGAACACCTGGTGAAGCGAATACGCCCCAGTCGGCTGCTGCGGACCGCCCAGCCCGTCGTGCTCCTGGCGCTGCTCGGCGTGGGGGCCGGCGACTCGACGGTCGAACTCGGGGTTTCCCTCGCGGCCTTCGGGCTCGCCGTCGGCATGCTCGACGCGTCCATGAACATGCTCGGGGTGAGCCTGCAACGGTCGTACGGGCGAAGCATCATGCTGAGCTTCCACGCGGTGTTCAGTCTCGGCGGGATCGTGGGCGCCTCGCTCGCCTGGGTCGGGGCGCACTGGCACCTCGCGCTGTTCGTGTCCTATCTGCCGGTCGTGGTGGTGCTGGTGCCGCTGTGCCTGGTGGGGAGCCGGTGGTACGTCGACGGGGACGGCGCGGCCGTGGAGGAGAAGGCGCAGGGCGGGGACGGGGTCGTCTTCAAGCTGCTGCTGCCGCTGTGTCTGGTGATGACCTTCGCCTACATCGGGGACTCCACGGTCTCCAACTGGAGCGCGAAGTACCTCCAGGACGTGCTCGGGAGCAGTGAGCAGCTGGCGACCGTGCCGTACAACGTCTACATGGTGACGACCCTGCTGGGGCGGGCCATCGGGGACTTCGGGGTAAGGCGGTTCGGGGCGGCGACGGTCGTACGGGCGGGGGCGCTGGTGGCGGCCGTGGGGTTCGCGGTGGTGGCCGTGGCGCCCGGGCCGTGGGTGGGGATGCTCGGGTTCACGCTGCTGGGGCTGGGGTTGTGTGTGCTGGTGCCGCAGACCTTCGCGGCGGCCGGGCGGTTGTTCCCGGGGGCGTCGGATGCGGCGGTCGCCCGGCTCAATGTCTTCAACTACGTGGGGTTTCTGGTCGGTTCGCCGTTGGTGGGGGCGTTGGGGGACGCGTGGAGCTATCGCGGGGCCATGCTCGTGCCAATGGTGTTGGTGCTGGTGACGCTGGTGTACGCCAAGTCGTTCGCGGCTCAACCGGACCGATACGGTGGCGGGCATGAGCGGCCGCGCACAGCTGATGTGGGACGAGGCAGTAACGGGCTATGA
- a CDS encoding VC0807 family protein translates to MTTKTNSKRANLAPLIVDVAVPIGAYYLLKDGLGMSTLMALGLSSVVPAVRTGWSVVKERTVNGLAALILVVNVAGLLLSFVAGDPRLMLAKDSGVSSVIGIGVLVSVALGRPMMTAGMKPWLVKGIAEREAAWGRLLAGSADFRRAERRFSVVWGVVLLTECVLRVVGAYTLPVDTMVWLGSVVMVVSMAVAFLVSGAIGAGPMARMLIAETKTCAPARPEVALAR, encoded by the coding sequence ATGACGACGAAGACGAACTCGAAGCGCGCGAACCTGGCTCCCCTGATCGTGGACGTGGCTGTGCCGATCGGGGCGTACTACCTGCTCAAGGACGGGCTCGGCATGAGCACGCTGATGGCGCTGGGCCTCAGCAGTGTCGTGCCGGCCGTGCGGACCGGCTGGAGTGTGGTGAAGGAGCGGACGGTGAACGGTCTCGCCGCCCTCATCCTCGTCGTCAACGTCGCGGGGCTGCTGCTCAGCTTCGTGGCCGGCGACCCACGGCTGATGCTCGCCAAGGACAGCGGGGTCAGCAGTGTCATCGGGATCGGTGTCCTCGTCTCCGTAGCGCTGGGGAGGCCGATGATGACCGCGGGCATGAAGCCCTGGCTGGTGAAGGGGATCGCGGAGCGGGAGGCCGCCTGGGGACGGCTCCTGGCCGGGTCGGCGGACTTCCGGCGGGCCGAGCGGCGGTTCTCCGTGGTGTGGGGTGTCGTCCTGCTGACGGAGTGTGTGCTGCGGGTCGTGGGGGCGTACACGCTGCCGGTGGACACGATGGTGTGGCTCGGGTCCGTGGTCATGGTCGTGTCGATGGCGGTGGCCTTCCTGGTCAGCGGGGCGATCGGGGCCGGTCCGATGGCCCGGATGCTGATCGCCGAGACGAAGACCTGCGCCCCCGCGAGGCCCGAGGTCGCCCTCGCCCGATAA